A stretch of the Chloroflexota bacterium genome encodes the following:
- a CDS encoding DEAD/DEAH box helicase family protein: MTEADTCRTYVVPKLHNAGWSDDQIREQVSFTDGRIIPLGKNHTRKEGKRADYVLRYRLDFPIAIVEAKVEFKKPGDGLQQAMEYAEILGLRFAYSTNGKGIVEHDYTTGQERTLEEFPSPEELWRRLRGELGLAKDKDVEDALFPFYREVGGKQPRYYQEIAINRAVQAVVKGQQRILLTMATGTGKTFVAFQIVWKLWKSRRKTKILYLADRNVLVDQAKDRDFTPLGDAVAKIQGSAIKSREVYFAIYQAIADREDQPGLFRNYPPDFFDLIIVDECHRGSAKDESNWRAILEYFEPATQIGMTATPKREANADTYDYFGDPIYTYSLRTGIDDGFLAPYRVQRVIPSVDATGWRPSPGELDRLGREIPDGWYGTKDFERFISLFNRTQAVAKHLAEYLKSTDRMAKTIVFCVDQDHAEDMRLAIAQENADLVKKYPHYVARVVSDEGAIGRGYLDEFSDPEEESPVILTTSQMLTTGVDAPTCKNVVLFKPINSIVDFKQIIGRGTRVREDFGKLWFTIIDYTGATALFADPEFDGDPIKKTKQKIDDSGNVVETEDDGTETKTPEEGTTEYPTGQSPLPPDTGKETPRKYYVDNVSVWVMGEQVFELDPEGHVLRTVEYTHFTSDQIRRIVPNAGHLKVEWTQAQRRTEIIAELAQRGVDFDTLAKVAHQPDADPLDLLMHVAFNAPLLTRRERAQALKSKRANFFKDYTPAAREVLEILLDKYADYGFNQLTDWSALLNIPPLSEKGTTLEIAARFGGANEMRQAVEKMQALLYAE, encoded by the coding sequence ATGACTGAAGCCGACACTTGCAGAACGTACGTTGTGCCAAAACTACATAATGCTGGGTGGAGTGATGACCAAATCCGCGAACAAGTTTCGTTTACGGATGGGCGTATCATTCCACTCGGCAAGAATCACACGCGCAAAGAAGGCAAACGCGCGGATTACGTCCTGCGATATCGTCTCGATTTTCCGATTGCGATTGTCGAAGCTAAAGTCGAATTCAAAAAACCTGGCGATGGACTTCAGCAAGCGATGGAGTATGCTGAGATTCTCGGGTTGCGGTTTGCCTACTCGACCAACGGCAAAGGCATCGTCGAGCACGATTACACGACAGGGCAAGAGCGAACGTTGGAGGAATTCCCTTCGCCAGAGGAATTGTGGCGACGATTACGCGGCGAACTGGGACTGGCGAAAGATAAGGACGTGGAAGACGCACTGTTTCCGTTTTATCGTGAAGTCGGTGGAAAACAGCCACGCTACTATCAAGAGATTGCAATCAATCGTGCAGTGCAAGCGGTTGTCAAAGGTCAACAGCGAATTCTGTTGACGATGGCAACCGGCACAGGCAAAACGTTCGTCGCTTTCCAAATCGTGTGGAAACTTTGGAAGTCACGTCGCAAGACAAAAATCCTCTACCTCGCCGACCGCAATGTGCTGGTTGACCAAGCCAAGGATCGTGATTTCACACCGCTCGGTGATGCCGTCGCAAAAATTCAGGGGAGTGCGATCAAGAGCCGCGAAGTGTACTTTGCGATTTATCAAGCGATTGCCGACCGCGAAGATCAACCTGGGTTGTTCCGCAACTATCCGCCCGACTTTTTCGATTTGATTATTGTGGACGAGTGCCATCGCGGAAGCGCCAAGGACGAAAGCAACTGGCGTGCGATCCTCGAATACTTTGAACCCGCAACGCAAATCGGAATGACGGCGACGCCCAAGCGGGAAGCAAATGCCGACACCTACGATTATTTCGGCGATCCGATTTACACGTACAGTTTGCGAACTGGGATTGACGATGGTTTTCTCGCGCCGTATCGGGTGCAACGCGTGATTCCCTCTGTCGATGCAACGGGCTGGCGACCATCCCCAGGTGAGTTGGATCGCTTGGGACGTGAGATTCCCGATGGTTGGTATGGCACAAAAGATTTCGAGCGGTTTATTTCGCTGTTCAATCGCACGCAAGCCGTTGCCAAGCACCTGGCGGAATATCTCAAAAGCACGGACCGAATGGCAAAGACGATTGTGTTCTGTGTGGACCAAGATCACGCTGAAGATATGCGGCTGGCGATTGCACAAGAGAACGCCGACCTCGTGAAAAAGTATCCGCACTATGTCGCGCGTGTGGTGTCAGATGAAGGCGCGATTGGACGCGGATACCTCGATGAGTTCTCCGACCCTGAAGAAGAATCGCCTGTGATTTTGACGACCTCGCAAATGCTGACGACAGGTGTAGATGCGCCGACGTGCAAGAATGTCGTCTTGTTCAAGCCGATCAACTCTATTGTCGATTTCAAACAAATCATTGGACGCGGGACGCGCGTACGCGAGGATTTCGGCAAGCTGTGGTTCACGATCATTGATTACACAGGCGCAACCGCATTGTTCGCCGATCCAGAGTTTGACGGCGACCCAATCAAAAAGACGAAACAGAAAATTGATGACAGCGGAAACGTTGTCGAAACTGAAGACGATGGCACAGAAACGAAAACGCCTGAAGAGGGAACGACCGAATATCCGACAGGTCAATCACCATTACCACCAGATACAGGCAAGGAAACGCCGCGCAAATATTACGTGGACAACGTGTCGGTGTGGGTGATGGGTGAGCAGGTATTTGAACTCGATCCTGAAGGGCACGTTTTACGAACGGTCGAGTACACGCATTTTACGAGCGACCAAATTCGGCGTATCGTGCCAAATGCGGGACATCTCAAAGTGGAATGGACACAAGCGCAACGTCGTACAGAAATCATCGCAGAGTTGGCACAACGCGGCGTGGATTTCGATACGCTGGCAAAAGTCGCACATCAGCCCGATGCCGACCCACTCGATTTGTTGATGCACGTTGCGTTCAATGCGCCTCTGCTCACGCGACGCGAACGCGCGCAAGCATTGAAATCGAAACGCGCAAATTTCTTCAAGGATTACACACCTGCCGCGCGCGAGGTGTTGGAAATTTTGCTTGACAAGTACGCGGACTATGGTTTCAATCAATTGACGGACTGGAGCGCACTGCTCAACATTCCGCCGCTTTCGGAAAAAGGAACGACGCTGGAAATTGCCGCGCGGTTTGGCGGTGCGAATGAAATGCGCCAAGCGGTGGAAAAGATGCAGGCGTTGTTGTATGCAGAATGA
- a CDS encoding SAM-dependent DNA methyltransferase: MTNGNGSTTSKAQLSSTIKSARDIMRKDAGLNGDLDRMPQLSWVLFLKCFDDLEQRREAEAVMRGESYKAVIPKGYRWRDWAADEDKGRTGPDLIKFINDDLLDKLRSLNGTDERQVIASVFAETNNRMLSGYLLRDVVNKVNRVNFNSSDDIHTLSHLYESMLKEMRDAAGDSGEFYTPRPVVRFIVDRVAPKIGERVLDPAAGTGGFLVEAFNYLESQQRMAQDRKMLQTTTLFGVEKKPMPYLLGMMNQLLHGIERPNLRRDNALKTPLKEIGDRDRFDVIITNPPFGGEEERGIQLNFPEATRASETALLFVQFIMRSLKPGGRCGMVVPNGTLFGDGVAARVKEQLLNEFNLHTIVRLPNGVFAPYTSIPTNLLFFDKPGPTTSIWYYELALPEGRKNYTKTAPMQDAEFDECRALWSERSATARSWLVAATDVAANNFNLDIKNPNRVDDYEHMPPEKLVADITAKEQRIAAIMAEIANVLNQGKSEK, from the coding sequence ATGACCAACGGCAACGGAAGTACGACATCCAAAGCGCAACTGTCTTCGACGATTAAATCGGCGCGGGATATTATGCGCAAGGACGCAGGATTGAACGGCGACCTGGATCGGATGCCGCAATTGTCCTGGGTCTTGTTCCTAAAATGCTTTGATGACCTTGAACAACGCCGCGAAGCTGAAGCGGTGATGCGTGGCGAATCGTACAAAGCGGTGATTCCCAAAGGATATCGCTGGCGCGATTGGGCGGCGGACGAGGACAAGGGGCGCACAGGTCCCGATCTCATCAAATTCATCAACGACGATTTGCTCGATAAATTGCGTTCGCTCAACGGCACGGACGAACGCCAAGTGATTGCCTCGGTGTTTGCGGAAACGAACAATCGAATGTTGTCGGGTTATCTGTTGCGTGATGTCGTCAACAAGGTCAACCGCGTCAACTTTAATTCGTCGGACGACATTCACACGCTGAGCCATTTGTACGAATCGATGTTGAAAGAGATGCGCGATGCGGCGGGCGACTCGGGCGAATTTTACACGCCGCGTCCCGTCGTGCGTTTTATCGTGGATCGCGTCGCGCCGAAAATCGGTGAGCGCGTGCTCGACCCCGCCGCAGGCACGGGCGGATTTTTGGTCGAGGCGTTCAACTATCTTGAATCGCAACAACGCATGGCGCAAGACCGCAAAATGTTGCAGACGACGACCTTGTTCGGCGTCGAGAAAAAGCCGATGCCGTACTTGCTCGGAATGATGAATCAATTATTGCACGGCATCGAACGACCGAACCTGCGCCGCGACAATGCGCTGAAAACGCCGCTCAAAGAAATCGGCGACCGTGATCGGTTTGATGTCATCATCACGAATCCACCCTTTGGCGGCGAAGAAGAGCGCGGCATCCAACTGAACTTTCCCGAAGCGACGCGCGCGAGTGAGACGGCGCTGTTGTTTGTGCAATTCATTATGCGTTCGCTGAAACCTGGGGGACGGTGCGGAATGGTTGTGCCGAACGGGACGCTCTTTGGCGATGGCGTTGCCGCGCGCGTGAAAGAGCAATTGCTGAACGAGTTCAACCTGCACACGATTGTGCGTTTGCCAAACGGCGTCTTTGCGCCGTACACCAGCATCCCGACGAATTTGTTGTTCTTCGACAAGCCAGGTCCCACGACGAGCATTTGGTATTACGAATTGGCTCTGCCCGAAGGACGCAAGAATTATACCAAGACCGCGCCGATGCAAGATGCCGAGTTTGACGAGTGCCGCGCGTTGTGGAGCGAACGCTCAGCGACAGCGCGCAGTTGGCTCGTTGCGGCGACGGATGTTGCCGCGAATAATTTCAATCTCGACATCAAGAATCCGAATCGCGTGGATGATTACGAACATATGCCGCCCGAAAAATTGGTGGCGGACATTACGGCAAAGGAACAACGCATCGCGGCGATTATGGCGGAAATTGCGAACGTGTTGAATCAAGGCAAAAGCGAAAAGTAA
- a CDS encoding restriction endonuclease subunit S, translating into MANSWQVVPISEITIPAERSEKPIAGKIYRQIGVRLWGEGAYERESIDGSNTQYAFFSRVEKDDIVVNKIWARNGSVAVVPEKLAGCFVSSEFPIFTPLRDRLAPRWFHWITKTRDFWNQCDEKSRGTSGKNRIRPEQFLKIEIPLPPLAEQQRIVARVDELARRVEEARGLRRAAMVETEAIVHRASSFILDEQNWKIENLEDVIAESPRNGLAPQQKAEQGGRRMLRINAVSSSPTRIVDMNACKLVDVADKVAQPFVLQNDDVFIVRYNGDINRVAKAAIFKSDQESDMVYPDKLIRLRANKEKVSPDYLVFALGSQRVRAQIEELGKTTAGQIGISGADAKSFQIPVPPLADQHRIVAYLDGLQAKVDELRRLQAATQKELDALMPSILAKAFAGEL; encoded by the coding sequence ATGGCAAATAGTTGGCAAGTTGTACCTATTAGTGAAATAACGATTCCAGCAGAGCGTTCCGAAAAACCAATTGCTGGAAAAATATATCGCCAGATTGGTGTGCGTCTGTGGGGTGAAGGCGCATACGAACGGGAATCTATTGACGGAAGTAATACTCAATATGCGTTTTTCTCGCGCGTAGAAAAAGATGACATCGTCGTAAACAAAATATGGGCACGTAATGGAAGTGTTGCTGTTGTGCCTGAAAAGTTAGCAGGGTGTTTTGTCTCAAGCGAGTTTCCAATTTTCACACCACTACGTGACCGACTTGCGCCACGCTGGTTTCATTGGATTACAAAAACGCGTGATTTTTGGAATCAGTGCGATGAAAAATCACGTGGTACAAGCGGCAAGAATCGTATTCGTCCAGAACAATTTCTGAAAATTGAAATTCCACTCCCACCACTTGCTGAACAACAACGCATCGTCGCGCGTGTGGATGAGTTGGCGCGGCGTGTGGAAGAAGCGCGTGGTTTGCGACGCGCAGCAATGGTGGAGACAGAGGCGATAGTACATCGCGCAAGCTCTTTTATTCTTGACGAACAAAATTGGAAAATTGAAAACCTAGAAGATGTAATTGCAGAATCCCCAAGAAACGGACTCGCGCCTCAACAAAAAGCAGAACAGGGTGGCAGAAGAATGTTGAGAATCAATGCTGTTTCCAGTTCTCCAACACGAATCGTGGATATGAACGCGTGCAAGTTGGTTGATGTTGCAGATAAGGTAGCACAACCATTTGTTTTGCAGAATGATGATGTGTTTATCGTCCGCTACAATGGTGACATCAATCGTGTTGCCAAAGCCGCAATTTTCAAGAGCGACCAAGAATCCGACATGGTTTATCCAGACAAACTAATTCGGTTGCGAGCAAATAAAGAAAAAGTTTCGCCAGACTATTTAGTATTCGCGCTTGGTTCTCAACGAGTACGAGCACAAATCGAAGAACTTGGGAAAACTACCGCTGGGCAAATTGGAATCAGCGGGGCAGATGCAAAATCATTTCAGATTCCCGTGCCGCCACTCGCTGACCAACACCGCATCGTCGCGTACCTCGACGGCTTGCAAGCCAAGGTGGATGAGTTGCGGCGTCTGCAAGCGGCAACGCAAAAAGAGTTGGACGCGCTGATGCCCAGTATCTTGGCTAAAGCATTTGCGGGGGAGTTGTGA